The stretch of DNA CATCTCGACCCCGACGCCGCCGCCGTCGACGTAGTGGAGCGGCGCGTTCGGATCCTTCGCGCCGCCCCCGCCCGCCTGCATCGGCTCGAGGCCGAGCGGCTCGAACAGCTCGCGCACGACCTTCATCGAGCGATCGCTCATCCCGCCGAGCATGAGCGGCGTCGCCGCGCGGCGGACGGGGCTCGACGGATCGCGCCCCGCGTCGAGGCGCGCCGCGATCTGACGCGAGTGCTCCCCGACGTCGTAGGCGCCGGGCGTGCCGCTCCACGCCGTCATCGTGTCGCCGGTCGTGTCGTTCTCGGCCTTCTTCTGCTTCGGCGGCTGCGCGCGACCGGGCAGCGGCGCGCCGCCTTCAAGCGGCCAGAAGCCCGGCGGAATGGGGCGGTTCATCTCGGTGAGCATCGGCTCGATCGGCGTCACGCCCGCGATCGGCTCGACCTGGAACGACGACCACGAGTACGCGTACGCGCCGGCGAGGCGACCGTTGTCGAGGTAGATTGGCGAGCCGCTCATGCCGCGCACGTTCTTCGTGATCGCGAGGCGGGGGTGCTTGGTGTTGACGAGGATGAGCGCCTGCGACGGCCGGAAGTTCCGCAGCACGCCGACGACCTCGACATCGAAGCGCTCCGGCTCGGTGCCCTTGAACACCGTGAGGCCGTAGCCCTTCATCCCGTCCTTGATCTCGTCGACCCCGATCGTGCGCGGCTTCGCATCACCGCGCGCGAGAGGAATGGAGAGGCCCAGCCCCGCGAAGAGACCGACGGACAGCGCCGCGATCGAGAGGAACTCTTTGCGCACCGAACGAGCGTATCAGAGCTGCGAAACGCGGCGCATCAAGCTGGCGATCAGATCCGACTGCGGATTTCGCGACCGCTCGATGTCGAGCCCGGCCTGGAAGGACTTCGCCGCCTCGTCCGCGTCGCCGAGGTAGAGCTGCGTCACGCCGAGGAGCTCGAGGTCCGGCGCCGTCTTTTCTTGCTCGAGCATGGCCTGGATGCGCGGGAGCGCGGCCTCGTGCGCGGCGAGGACGGCGTCCTTGTCGGCGGGGTGGCTCTTGGCGAGGACCATCAGCCGGAGCGCCTGCCGCTGGTCCTCCGCCTTGTACTCGGCGAACGCGTCCGAGCCGAAGAGCGTCGCGTACTCCTGGTACGCCTCGCCGCCGCGGCCGTTCTTGGACAGCGTCATGATCTTCTTGAGCGCGCCGACGAGCGCCTCGTTCCGCGGGGTCTCCGGCTTCGTGACGAGCTGGCGCGCCGACTCCGGGACCGCGTCGAAGAGGCCGTCGGTCGACATCTCGATCTCGGGGCCGACCTCGAGCTGCGGAGCTTCGTCGGGATCGTCCGCCGGCACGTTCGGCACGGTGGAGTGCTGCGCCGGCGGCGGCACCGCGGCGCCCGACGGCATGATCGTGCGCGTCGGCTTCACCGCGTGCATCGACCCGCTCGGCGACGACGCGAGCGGCGCGGGCTTGTCCGACGCCTTCTCGGGCGCGGTCTTCTCGGCTTTTTCGGGCGCGGCTTTTTCGGGGGCGGACTTCTCGGGGGTCTTCTCGGGCGCCTTCTCCGGCGGGGTCGACTTCGGGAGCGTCGCGGGCGGGGTCGACTTCGGGGTCGTGCTGAGGCCCTTGATCGTCGGCGGCGCGGGGATGCGCACCGGCGGCGCGGCGGCGCGCGCGGGCGGCGGCACCGACGGGGGGAGCTCCGAGCGCATCGCCGGCTTCTCGTCCTTCGGCGGCGGCGCCGGCGCGGGCGCGGGCTTCGGCGGGAGGGCGGGGTCGAGCTGGAGCGGGTCGAAGAGCGCGCGCGCTTCGGTCGGGAGCTCCTTCAGCTTCTCGCGGAGGGTGGCCTTCGCGACGAAGATCTCCTCGCGCCGATCGTTGCCGAGGAGGCGGCGGAGCACGAGCTCGTTCGGCGTCAGCGAGCGGGCGGAGATCTCGCGGACGATGGGCGTCATCATCGCGACGAGCCGGTCGACGATTTCGATGTATTCGGGCAAGGTGCGAAAATCGGCACCTTCGAACGTAGCGACGATGTTGGGGATGCGCTCGAGGCCGGCGAGGCTCTCGCGCAGCTTCGTCGCGAGGTCCTTGATCAGGGCTCCGTCCTCGTCCTGCAGCTCGAAGTCGCCGCTCGACGCGTCGTCGGCCGGACCGATGCGCGTCGCCTTCACCTTGCCGCTCTCGAAGTCGACGTGGAAGTCGAACCCGAGGTCGCTCGTCGCCTCCGTGCGCAGCTCGAAGGTGAGCTTGTTCTCGCTCTCGACGATCTCCGTCACGACGTGGCGCTCGATGCGGATCGGCTTGACCTTCACCTCCTTCGTGATCCAACCCGCGAGCTGCGGGGCGCGGATCTCGAGGTGCGGCACGATCCGATCGATGCGCATCGGCGCCGCCCACGCGTGGCCGTCGGGGATGCCGAGCTCGAGCGTCCACTCGAGCGCGGGCTCGGCCTTGCCGTCGAGGGTGGCGTCGTACTGTCCCGACTCGAGGAGCCCGAGCCGCGTGACGGCGGCGGTGTCGGGCGGGTCGTGCGGCGCGATGAGGAGGGCGAGCGCGTTCACGCACGCGTCGCGGGTCGCGTTCTCCTCGGCCTCGATCCGCGCGATCGCGTCGGCGAGCATGCGCCGGATCGCGTCGACGCTCTGGCGGTGCGTGTCGGCGATGAGCTGGGTCAGGCGATCGGCGGTGCGCGCGGTGGGCGACTCGGGGTTGCCCTTCTGCGCGGTGACGACGGTGCCCTGCACCGCGTTGATGAAGCGCTCGAGGCGCTGGGTCTCCTGCTCGGCCTCCTCGCCGTAGTGGCGGATCTGGACGCGCCCCTGCTTCATCTTCGCGTCCGCCTGGAGCACGAACACGCAGAAGTCCAACGCATCCCGAAGGAACTCGAGGAAGTTGGACTTCAGCTGCGAGGTCGTCGAATCGCCGTAGAGGTAGTTCATGCCCAGGTCCGAGGGGACCATCCTACGCGATCGGACGACTAGTCGTACGGGTTCGGAGGCAGCGCCGGCGCAGATGACTTGATGGGCCGTGGGACGGCGGGCGCGGGAGCGGCAACCGGCCTCGGTGACGCGCTCGGGGACGTGTTGGGGGTCGCGTTCGGGGGCGCATTCGGAGGTGCGGCCGCGGCGCTCGCCGGTTGCTCTGCGGTCGCGGTCGTGCTCGACGTCGGGGTGGGTCCGGTGGGCCCTGCGGGCCCTGTGGCCGCGTTCTCGCTCGCGCTCGGGGGCGGCTTCGGGCGCGGCGCGGGCAGCGCCGCCGCCGACGCGTTCGCCTTGCGTGCAATGTACACGGACCTCAGCACGAGCAAGCCGAGGCCGAGGCCGACCACCATCGCGACCAGCACGAGGGTCCACGACGTGTGGTTCTCGACGCTGCGGCGTCGGGTGCCGGACTGCATCTCCCGCGACGGCAGCGCGGGCGGCGCGGGCCGCCGCAGCGGCTCCGACGACGGTGGCGGACCGATCCGTTCGTTGAGCAGCGCGGCGACGTCCTGCGCGCCGACGAGGGGACCGCTCCCCGCGAGGTACGCTTCGAGCGCGTCCTGCATGTGGCGCGCGGTCGGCCACCGGCCGTCGGCGGTGGGCGCGAGCGCGGTCATGATGATCTGCTCGAGGACGGCGGGGTAGTCGAGCGCGATGCGCGAGGGCGGCGTCGGATCGCCGGCGAGGATCGCGCGCATGATCTCGGGATCGGTCTCGCCGTCGAAGGCGCGCACGCCGACCGAGAGCTCGTAGAGGACGCAGCCGAGCGCGAAGACGTCGCTCCGGCGATCGAGCCCGCCGCCGGCGAGCTGCTCCGGGGACATGTACGCAGGCTTGCCCTTGATCGTCCCGGCGAGGGTCTGGTGCGTCTTGCCGATCGCCTTCGCGATGCCGAAGTCGGTGAGCTTCACGCGGCCGTCGCCGGTGACGAGCACGTTGTGGGGGGAGACGTCGCGATGGACGACGTTGAGGAGCCGCCCTGCTTCGTCGCGCAGCTCGTGCGCGGCGTGCAGGCCGGCGCAGGCCTCCGCGACGATGCGCGCGGCGACGCGCGGGGGGAGCGCGACGCGCTTGGCGTCCTCGCGCTCGGCGAAGCCGGGGCGGATGATGCGGACGAGGGAGGGCCCGTCGACGAGCTCCATCACGAGGGTGAGGATGCCGTCGAGCTCGCACAGCTCGAAGGTGCGCGCGACGTTCTCGTGCTGGATGCGCATCGCGATGCGCGCCTCGTCGAAGAACATCTTCCGGAACTCTTCGTTCTCGGCGAGGTGCGCGCGCAGCATCTTCACCGCGAAGAGCGATCCGCTCCGCGTGTCACGCGCCGCCCAGACGCGCGCCATGCCGCCGCGACCGACGAGCCCGATGAGCTCGAACGGCCCGATGACGTGACCCGGTCGAAGGTCACGCTCGTCGGCCCACGACGATGCGGCGGCTCCACCGTTCACGGCGCCGTGGAGTATAGTCGACTAAAGGAGCGAAACCCGCCTCCTCGCACGCCCCACCGCGCCAGGCGTACCGGTAGGTCTCCCTCCCCCCGCCGCCGCCCGCCGAACGGTGCCACGGCGCGGCGTTGGTGAGGCGTCGGGCGCCCGAGCCGGTTGGGCGATGGCCGCGATGCGGTTGGGCGATGGCGGCGTGGCCGCGGGCGACGAGCGGGCACCACGCGAGGTGTGCGGGGGGTTCGCGTTGCGCTTGTTCGTCGCGAGCGGGGGGTGGGGTTGTGGACTCGGAAATGGCGCCTTGGCTGGGGCGTGGGCGCGATGCGTAGCGAAAGGCAGATCCTCGCGACGCCGCATACCGAAGGCGTTGCAGCGTGCTGGAGAGTCGTGCACGCCAAAAAAAATCACATGGACGCCACGACATCCCAGGAAAGCCGGGTGGCCGCGTTCGACGCGTCCTTGCCGAGCAGCGGGCCACGGCAATAGACGCCACGACACCCCAGGCAGCCGGGCGGCCGCGCTCGGCGCGACACCCAGCCAGCCGCCCGGGCGGCTGCCACCGGGGGCCCCAGAAGCGGCCGCGCAAGCGGTCGCGAAGCGACCCTCGCGCAAAGCGCGAGGGCCGTGTCTGGGGTGGGGTGTCGGGGCGAAGCCCCGACGTTGAGTGAGAAAAAGAGAGCGCAGCTTGGGCATTCGTTCGCGCAGCGGCCTCTTCACATCATGGAACGCGAGGACCATGTGACGCCTGCTGCGCTCAGATGAGCGCGGGGGACGCATGATCGGTGAGGGACATGCGTGTATGATGCATGTGCTTCGAGGGGCGAGAATCTGCGGTTCTTCGAGGATGATCGGCAAGTGATCTCCGTCGAGTCCTGGTGTCGTGGCGATCCACCTTCGGCGTCCCCCTCCGGAGACACACGGTGATCTGAGGTAGGTAAATCTCCGTTGGATGGCGCTATTTGGGCCGTTGTCATTGGAATCGCGTGGTGAGGGTGTGTCCTACAGGTAGGCATGTGGCTTGCGACGAGGGTGTGACATGCTCTCGGAGAGCCGACTCGTCGCGCGCAGGGGCCTGCGCATTTCTCTCATCGCCGCGCTCGCGCCGGTGCTCGCTGCGGGCGCTGCGCTCGTGGGGAAGACCAGCGCGCACGCCGACGAAGCGACCCAGGCCGACAAGGCGGAGACCGCCGAGAAGTGTGCGGTGCGCCTCGCGATCGCTCTCACCGGGAAGAGCCCCGACGCCGCGCTCCTCGCCGACGGCGATCCGCAGTCGAAGGTCGACGCGATGGTCGCGAGCCCCGAGTTCGCGGAGCGCTTCGCGCGGTTCATCAACTCCGAGTTCAACGGCGGCCCGATCGCCGCCGCGAACGACGACCCCATCTACTACCTCGCGAAGCACGTCATCGGCGAGGGCATGCCGTGGTCGGACCTCTTCATGGGGCCCTACCAGGTGAAGCCCGCTGCCGTCGCCGCGAACGGGATGGACGTGACCGACGACGCCGAGGGGCTCGGCTACTTCCGCACGCTCTCGTGGCAGAAGCGGTACGCGGGCAACGATCCCGGAGGCCTCATGCTCGTCGGCGCGTTCCGCGTCATGCAGAACACGACCGGGCTCGAGCTCGTGCCCTCCGTCGGCGAGCCCGACGACGACCGCACCGCCGAGGGCCGCAAGTCCGGCGTCTGCAAGGGCTGCCACTACGACGCGTGGTTCGCGCTCGACACCGCCGCCGAGCTCCTCCCGACCCGCACCGGGACCGGCGACGCGCTCAAGATCAACCCGCCGAAGGCGACGACGGTGAACCTCCTCGGCAAGGAGCTCAAGGACGATCGCGAGCTCGTCGAGACGCTCGTCTCCTCCGACGCGTGGAAGTTCAACCAGTGCCGCGAGGTCTTCAAGTTCCTCTACGGCCGCCCCGAGAACCAGTGCGAGGCGGCGACGTTCGACGCGTGCGTCGCCGCGCTCGAGACCGGCAAGACCATCCAGAAGGCCGTCGCCGCCGTCGCGAAGGACGCCTCTTTCTGCACGAACTGACGAACTCGAGAACTGAGAACCGAGAGACGACGATGAGCTCCTCCACCACGAAGATCGGTCTCCTCCTCGCGGCCTTCGCCGTGTTCGGCACCGCCGCCTGCGCCGACGAAGCGGACACGCTCACGAACGGCAAGGGCGCGCGCAAGAAGGAGGGCGCGACCGAAGGCGCTCCGTGCGAGAGCGACGAGCAGTGCCAGTCCGGCAAGTGCGACCTCGTCGCGAAGGTCTGCCTCGGCGAGTCCTCCGTCTCCTCCGCGCTCCAGTGCAACGCGAAGCCGGAGAACACGCGCACCTACGCGCTGTTCGACGGGAGCAAGCTCGAAGACAAGCGCGAGAACGAGGGCGTTGCGGTGAACCGCGCGCGCATGAAGCCCTACGCCGTCATGGAGACCGAGTTCCAGCGCGTCATCGGGACGGTGCCGGAGTCGCTCAAGGGCGCGGGCGGATCGTTCGACGCGCCGCCGGCGCGCTGGCACGCGGAGACGGGGTACTCCGGCGTCTCGATCAACAAGATGTACGAGATCGCGTTCGAGGGCTGCCTCGGCTACGCGCGCGAGAACGCGAGCCTCGCCGCCGCGCCGACGGCGGACAGCGCGAAGACGGAGTGCACGAAGCTGATGCGGAAGGCGTGGAGCAAGACGCCGACCGGCGACGAGGTCGAGAGCTGCGTCGACCTCGCGACGAACAAGCTCTCCGGGGAAGAAGACGTCACGCGCCGTTGGTCGTACGTTTGTGCGTCGGTCCTCTCCTCCAGCCACTTCCTCACGTTCTGAGAGCGAGGAGTCACGATGAGCCATTTCTCTCGCCGCAACCTGCTCAAGAGCGCCCTCGCCGCCGCCGGCGCAGCGGCCGGCTCGCGCATCGGTGGACCGCTCGTCAAGAGCGCGTGGGCCGCGCCGGCGGAGCCCGCCCACTTCGTGCACATCTTCTTCAACGGCGGGCTCAACGCGCTCTTCGCGGGCAACGCCGACAAGTTCATCGGCAAGGCCTTCGGCGTCACCGCGCCGGGGACCACGGGCGTCGGCGCGGCGGTCGAGATCGGCAACGGCGTCTTCACCGACGCGGGGACGTTCGGCGGCGTGTCCGCGTTCGCGAAGCAGCACTGGGGCGCGATCGGCATGAAGCACGGTCAGGCGCTCCACACGACGCCGCAGAACCGCCGCTCCGGCGGCGAGCGCGCGATCCTCATCAACGGCGCGCACTCGTACCTCAACGAGCTCGCCGCGCACATGGGCGGCGACTCCGCGTTCAAGGCGGTCTACTTCGGCGATCGCGCGCCGGCGTACGTCGATCAACCCGTCAGCTTCAACAACGTCCCGCTCCAGCGCGTCTCCGATCTCAAGGACGCGCTCGCGGCCGCGAACGGGTCCGACGGCGCCGACTCCCCGACGCGCCCCGAAGGCGCGAACACGCTCGAGACCTCGCAGACGCTCTCGAAGCGGCAGCTCGAGGTGAACCCGAGCAAGCTCGCCACCCTCGACGACGCGTACAAATCGCAGGTCGAGTCGCTGCGGAAGCCGCTCCCGCCGCCGGTCACGTTCGACGAGATCGACAAGGCGTACAACCTCGGCGGCAAGAGCGACGTCACGTCGGTGTACGCCGCGATGCTCGCCGGCGCCGAGATCATGATCCGCGCGGCGGGCTCGAACGTCGTCCACGTCGGCGACTACGGCCTCGCGTCGTGGGACTTCCACCAGGTCGGGACCGGCGGCTCGCTGAACGGCACGTTCTCGCGCAACAAGCTCAAAGGCAACGTCGGCGGCTTCGGCTCGAGCCGCATCAACCCGATCAAGATCTTCCTCCAGCGCATGCTCGAGATGCCGGACCGCAACGTCGTCGTCGCGATCTCGGGCGAGCTCGTCCGCCTCCCGAGCGGCGATCACGGCGACGGCACGGTCGCGATGCTCTTCGGCAAGCACGTGAAGACCGGCGTCTCGTACGGCGTCACGAGCGAGGGCGCGCGCTTCGCGCCGGGCACGCCGACGCCGAAGGGCTTCTGGGCCGCCGTCGCGGCGGCGCTCAAGGTGCCGGGCGCGCCGTTCGGCGAGAACCCGCACGCCAAGCTGATCGCCTGAGCCGTCCTAGGCCGCTTCGCTGAGCAGCGCGCGCGCGGCGTCGATCGCGTCCGCCGCGCCGACCACGACGATGACGTCGTCGGCGCGCACCTGCTCTTCGGCGGGAGGGAGCAGGAGCGAGTCGTCGCCGCGGACGAGCGCGAGGATCGCGGCGCCGGTCCGCGCGCGCAGGTCGATGTCGCCGAGCGAGCGTCCGATCGCCTTGCTCGCGCTCGGGACCGTGATCGGCACGGGGGCGCCGAAGCCGGGGACGGGCTCGGGGGCGGCGTGCGCGCCGTGCGCGTCGGGCGCGCCGTGCGCACCGTGCGCGTCCTCGTGGTGAGGGATGCGGATCGCGGAGAGGAGCGTCGCGCTCCCGGCGCGGACCTCGACGTCGAAGCGGCGCGCGTTCCTCCAGATCGCGTACGCGCACACGGCGCCGAGGATGATGATGAGCGCGAGCCCGATCGCGGGCGGCACGAAGGCGTCGGCGACGGCGATGCACGCCGCGGCGACGGCGCAGACGAGGCCGAGCTGCACGACGAGCGCGACGGGGCGCGAGGCGGCGCCCTCCGTGCCCGCGACCGTGAGCGCGATCGCGCGGCTGAGGCGGACGACGCCGAGG from Labilithrix sp. encodes:
- a CDS encoding serine/threonine protein kinase; protein product: MNGGAAASSWADERDLRPGHVIGPFELIGLVGRGGMARVWAARDTRSGSLFAVKMLRAHLAENEEFRKMFFDEARIAMRIQHENVARTFELCELDGILTLVMELVDGPSLVRIIRPGFAEREDAKRVALPPRVAARIVAEACAGLHAAHELRDEAGRLLNVVHRDVSPHNVLVTGDGRVKLTDFGIAKAIGKTHQTLAGTIKGKPAYMSPEQLAGGGLDRRSDVFALGCVLYELSVGVRAFDGETDPEIMRAILAGDPTPPSRIALDYPAVLEQIIMTALAPTADGRWPTARHMQDALEAYLAGSGPLVGAQDVAALLNERIGPPPSSEPLRRPAPPALPSREMQSGTRRRSVENHTSWTLVLVAMVVGLGLGLLVLRSVYIARKANASAAALPAPRPKPPPSASENAATGPAGPTGPTPTSSTTATAEQPASAAAAPPNAPPNATPNTSPSASPRPVAAPAPAVPRPIKSSAPALPPNPYD